A window of the Eleutherodactylus coqui strain aEleCoq1 chromosome 8, aEleCoq1.hap1, whole genome shotgun sequence genome harbors these coding sequences:
- the ZNF804A gene encoding zinc finger protein 804A isoform X2 — translation MKENKRNIFKGSTNWLNIREKQLGSGPMFKSTTVTVHDHIHRSLQSTIVHTAEREKPQLASITNIHNSTNMASILLPSSESSQNDNKIKNESEHKISFSFSFPKKAPVKLEASAAVFYEFNEDMSNGHGLKKRSRFLPGSFSVQSPLPIDTMPCLNDDDGESISSSDKTSSGRGDSAQDTDQKQIPGKELTSFLTSDVCHLKVPIEFKVQAQHVNSDTLIPSEGNVDDNKTDHDKLAIGCLKLEMPCPETTDSEIHDEQPMLENGDLRTSNKTDESATGCVSNISVNEDGKMFKRNEDPKKRLNNAFHPVQTRDGSKVLQWPTEMIRYTCTQPSLSYSCNPLHFDFRSSKAISQKDQPFCQDSTFSKNEPNSMLNLNSETVISEDNNNTIKTCHHMSKASGKLKCYSLICSIKDQKHNISKYLLNNDFDFGKRKSNRKYYYTSRKGRRRKYKANEPSIRYRKKCHIHENFQRGFNNLEKQNVGSKDSFCSLKNVTFSHQLPHAESDHIERELLKRPMLKIKQECEVWSVDQKRGFANQIENELSKNTGSFNYQSKVLQLDHCSRNVAYSNTFCSWSSNKISSNHGNHETFLNHSYTFKRSGKTVIDEIELSFKRPRLCRSVSERVFFSEKNFSILCKPIHIKSSKAVNKKTNNTIRNKYCKLIKNNSTFHPADKFLNENYYKLAKESLRAKEFLKKIVNIKKVVENKLDQLCKNLLAFKHHNKPPLSSSIKDHSTEAEKSILPSVKDNKQYGDHLPFSSDLPQCPGQSTPWAVQARKDARNSAGQDKLKNRESQEMPMVEAHVTTKKYITEQLLSHVTIPCQKTHLPGTYSKTLKYHQCARYGPTLQPHPFPTRLKFIFPAGAIQTCATVYPIPLEPPLCSSSIAALPQHLTAPFPAASVDRVKLIGPQQQFLCPQSQGISRTPFYQLTMEPSLCTRDAFGTSPQVPIITNTVLCHIPVPLPQPSHTTVFTPVHSPVPTLIPLHSLF, via the coding sequence GAAGTGGTCCGATGTTCAAATCAACAACAGTGACCGTTCATGATCATATCCATAGAAGTCTTCAAAGTACTATTGTCCACACTGCAGAAAGGGAAAAGCCACAGCTTGCGTCTATCACAAATATTCATAACAGCACAAATATGGCATCTATACTTTTACCAAGTTCAGAAAGTTCACAAAATGATAACAAAATTAAAAACGAGAGTGAACATAAAATAAGTTTCTCCTTCTCTTTTCCAAAAAAAGCCCCAGTTAAGCTTGAAGCTTCAGCTGCAGTTTTCTATGAATTCAACGAAGACATGTCAAATGGTCATGGGTTAAAGAAAAGAAGTAGATTCTTACCTGGGTCATTCAGTGTTCAGTCACCTTTGCCAATAGATACAATGCCATGTCTAAATGACGATGATGGAGAATCTATCTCAAGTTCTGACAAAACATCATCTGGAAGAGGAGACTCTGCCCAAGACACAGATCAGAAACAAATACCTGGAAAAGAGTTGACTAGTTTTTTAACCTCGGATGTTTGTCATTTAAAAGTGCCTATAGAATTTAAGGTCCAAGCACAACATGTAAACTCAGATACTCTTATTCCCTCAGAAGGCAACGTAGATGACAACAAAACCGATCATGATAAACTGGCCATAGGTTGCCTGAAGTTAGAGATGCCTTGTCCAGAAACAACAGACAGTGAGATTCACGATGAGCAACCTATGTTAGAAAATGGTGACTTAAGAACTAGCAATAAAACTGATGAAAGCGCCACAGGTTGTGTATCAAATATATCAGTCAACGAAGATGGAAAAATGTTTAAGAGAAATGAGGATCCAAAGAAGAGGTTAAATAACGCCTTTCATCCAGTGCAAACCAGAGATGGGTCTAAGGTTCTCCAGTGGCCTACTGAAATGATAAGGTATACCTGCACGCAACCATCACTCTCCTACAGTTGCAACCCACTACATTTTGATTTTCGTTCATCAAAAGCAATAAGTCAAAAAGATCAACCGTTTTGCCAAGATAGCACCTTCTCCAAAAATGAACCCAACAGCATGCTTAATCTCAATTCCGAAACAGTCATCTCAGAAGACAATAATAATACTATAAAGACATGTCACCATATGTCAAAGGCTTCAGGAAAGCTCAAATGTTATAGCTTAATTTGCAGCATTAAAGATCAAAAGCACAATATCTCAAAGTAtcttctgaacaatgattttgacTTTGGAAAGAGGAAGAGCAATAGAAAATATTATTATACTAGTCGAAAAGGAAGAAGACGAAAATATAAAGCCAACGAACCTAGTATTAGATATAGGAAAAAATGTCACATACATGAAAATTTTCAGCGTGGCTTTAATaatttagaaaaacaaaatgtcggatCAAAAGACTCATTTTGCTcattaaaaaatgtaacattttctcATCAACTGCCGCATGCTGAGAGTGATCACATAGAAAGAGAATTGTTAAAAAGACCAATGCTAAAGATCAAACAAGAATGTGAGGTTTGGAGCGTAGATCAGAAAAGAGGTTTCGCGAATCAAATAGAAAATGAACTTAGCAAGAACACAGGGTCTTTCAACTACCAATCAAAAGTTTTGCAACTAGATCATTGCTCTCGAAATGTAGCATATTCTAACACATTTTGTAGCTGGAGTTCTAACAAAATAAGCTCTAATCATGGAAACCATGAAACCTTTCTAAACCATAGTTATACCTTTAAAAGAAGCGGGAAAACTGTCATAGATGAAATAGAATTGTCCTTTAAAAGACCCAGACTCTGCAGATCTGTTTCCGAAAGAGTCTTCTTctcagaaaaaaacttttctatcTTGTGTAAACCCATACACATAAAAAGTTCGAAAGCGGTTAACAAAAAGACAAATAACACAATCAGAAACAAATACTGCAAACTAATAAAAAATAACTCCACTTTCCACCCAGCCGACAAATTTCTTAATGAAAACTACTACAAATTAGCAAAAGAATCCCTTAGAGCAAAGGAGTTTCTCAAGAAAATAGTAAACATTAAAAAAGTGGTCGAAAATAAGCTGGACCAATTATGTAAGAATTTGCTTGCTTTCAAACATCATAACAAGCCTCCGCTTTCCTCGTCAATTAAAGACCACAGTACAGAAGCTGAGAAAAGTATCCTACCTTCAGTAAAAGACAATAAACAATATGGAGATCACCTTCCTTTCAGCAGTGACTTACCGCAGTGCCCAGGACAGTCAACACCTTGGGCCGTACAAGCTCGTAAGGATGCAAGAAACAGTGCTGGTCAAGATAAACTAAAGAATAGAGAAAGTCAAGAAATGCCCATGGTAGAAGCACATGTGActacaaaaaaatatatcacaGAGCAGCTCTTGTCACATGTCACCATTCCTTGCCAAAAAACGCATCTTCCAGGAACATACTCTAAGACACTTAAGTATCATCAGTGCGCCAGGTACGGCCCAACGCTGCAGCCTCATCCATTTCCCACAAGACTTAAATTCATATTTCCAGCAGGAGCAATTCAGACTTGTGCTACAGTATATCCAATTCCGTTAGAGCCGCCATTATGTTCTTCCTCTATAGCTGCCTTACCTCAGCATCTAACTGCTCCCTTTCCAGCTGCCTCTGTTGACAGAGTCAAACTTATAGGTCCTCAGCAGCAATTTCTATGTCCACAAAGTCAAGGCATATCAAGGACTCCGTTCTACCAACTGACAATGGAGCCTAGTTTATGTACTAGGGATGCATTTGGTACTTCGCCACAAGTACCGAttattacaaatactgtgctttgTCACATTCCTGTGCCTCTTCCACAGCCTTCACATACAACGGTTTTTACACCAGTACACTCACCCGTGCCAACTCTCATTcctctgcattctcttttctga